The DNA sequence agtcaaacaattgagctgaggaagcaatataactggtacaaacaacattgactgacagctataaataaccaatccaactacatttacagggtaaaagcaaaatcaggcatgatacaattcaaatcttgtaacttacagttcaacatatagacggcgccactcgcgccgtcacaggggCCGTGGCTGCTCTTTTGGGTGGCCAAGGGGGGGGCGGTAGGTCTGTGCAGCTGATGTGGAGTGTGTTCGGAGGGCAAGGTGCCAATGCCCCCCATTGAGACCCTCAAAGGAGCCCCACTactacctccctccctccctccctcttgcaCCCAGAGGGACACTACTTCCAGGTGGACAAGAAATCTTCCCGGGACGGACTGCACGCCTGGCCCCTGAGCCACACCTGGAAGGACCTGCAGGGAGAGGTGGACGCCGCCTTCAGCTGGGACAACAAGCTCCACCTGATCCAGGTGTGTCTATGGGCGGGGAGGCTGCAGGGGTCATCTCTATGGGCAAGGAGGCATCTCCTGCCCCCCGGTTCCCTGAACAGCCATGTTTCCCTCAGGAGTGGGGTCTCTTCCCCTTCCCCCAGAACAGAATCCTTTGTAGGGTGGGGAGCCAGGCCTCCAACCCCCCCACCCCGCCCCTTGTaaatatgttggaaatagcaacttcccaagcctttcactatttatttcatagaatcatagaatcatagaatagtagagttggaagagacctcatgggccatctagtccaaccccaccgctaagaagcaggaaatcgcatttgttgatagatagatagatagatagatgatagatagatagatagatagatagatagatagatagatagatagatagaacctgtattctatgtgtatgttggttTGCCAGTTTTAGTTGGGAATCTGCGAGCCTTTAAGCTCAAATGATCTTCTTTGTGAGGTAAAGACAGCAGAGGGTGTGGAAGTATCTcttccaaaacagcaggaaaactTACAGGGATCGAGTTCAGGAACGCCTTTGTCTtctggatggcaaaggattgcaaagtcagctttaaagtttaaaagcatttattgaggtaaaagaaatccattgatggatagaaaaaggtttggagctaactagctaatctaatcTGGTCTAAGGCAggtagacggatcaaaataacaaagaatctagatagctacatcttgactacaagAGGGGACAAAATGCGTCCTCTCAGTGAACCAAAGCAGGAAGAATGATAGCGACCACTGCATGGTGAGTCcctttcttctctagggccataaaaattccaaagGCTAAACTGAGGAAGTTACATCAACCTCTAGGAGAGATCACACTTCTAAAATCAACAAAAGGATGGGGTGGatctaaacaggacaggaagaaggaaataagAGTAAAGCCTATCAAGCATGCATAGGACtgtgggaaggtgtccctaactctgtTCTAAGCTTGCTATCTAATGATAGAGACTTAaggcagtgcaggatgacatctctaacagtttgactgtacctcttcggtgtgggagggactatagGCATGTaactgtactgagcatgttcagactcaagactctattttgtattcagtctgctttacacctcactggaggtggatgtctgttttgcatcagacctcagtggaggtggatgcatgtatgtgtttagacttcagtagagaagtatgacttatggacttcagtgagtacaattatacttaaagactatggagaATTGATtatgaatgataccctgtgtactcaacacacagagaactacatcccatctataactgaactttactaagaaatgtgcctgtatggtgaattaatacaagatgtttctgAGTAAAAAatacgttatttttcaaataagacttttttttatctccaagtgcatattttaaactaaaagattTCAAGGGAGTATATaacttttgggcaactgcaattgcaacttaaaagaaacatctttaaaactctgctaaccatatttttgtagtggcgtgTTTTTGTCCttggtagttcaaaaacatggttctttagtttaacagctgagttccctatgtgccattacatgaatagttatgaatatcacttgttcaaaaggttgacttctaacaaggccatgcttttcttgacgagtggttttcaaaaggtgattCACATTTGGCAAATGGATATGacataatttttttccttttcaataaggtcataattgtcatttatttccaaagggatgtgTGCCCAGAGAccgggtgcagttatttccaataaaaGAGTGGGGCCTTGTTGCTCCCATTGCAAAGGCAGAAACATGCTTGGGTTTGGGGTGGGGGTCCTGGTGCCGGGGAGGAGGGGGCTACCCAGGTCTTTTCAACCGAATGACCCCTGACCCCACCCCACTTGCTTTGTGCATCCGGCAGGGTTCGCAGGTGACCATCTACCTGGCTGACCAAGGCTACCGCCGCGTGGAGGGCTACCCCAAGCCCATCCAGGAAGAGCTGGGGGTCTCGGGGGCCGACGCCGCCTTCGCCTGCCCCCATTCCCAGTATGTCTACCTCATACAAGGTACGCAAGGAGGggaggatgatggtgatgatgatggcgatGATAATGGTAAttctgttggaattcaaccccaccctgcccaagtctgcagtcctcagtgAGGAGTACTTAGCTTTAGAAGAGGCTGAGGAAAATCCCTTATGCCAGAAGAACTCCGATAGAACTCTGCATCTTTGGTTCCTAAggtctaaattctttacagccacatgacactttacgctctgcttgctgtgagctgaatgctcaactataaatatcctgtttttgtatctttgcctcctaagctctaaattctttacagccacatgataCTTCACACTCTGTttgttgtgagctgaatgctcaactataagtatcccatttttgtatctttgtctcctaagctctacattctttacagccacatgacactttatgctctgcttgctgtgagctgaatgctcaactataagtatcccgtttttgtatctttgcctccgaagctctaaattctttacagccacgtgaCATTTTACACTCTACTTGctatgagctgaatgctcaactataagtatcccctttttgtatctttgcctcctaagctctaagttctttacagccacatgacactttatgctctgcttgctgtgagctgaatgctcaactataagtatcccatttttgtatctttgtctcctaagctctacattctttacagccatATGACACTttatgctctgcttgctgtgagctgaatgctcaactataattatcccgtttttgtatctttgcctccgaagctctacattctttacagccacgtgaCACTTTACGCAATGCTTGCTGTtaactgaatgctcaactataagtatcccgtttttgtatctttgcctcctaagctctaaattctttacagccacgtgaCACtttacgctctgcttgctgtgagctgaatgctcaactataagtatcccatttttgtatctttgtctcctaagctctacattctttacagccatATGACACTttatgctctgcttgctgtgagctgaatgctcaactataattatcccgtttttgtatctttgcctccgaagctctacattctttacagccacgtgaCACTTTACGCAATGCTTGCTGTtaactgaatgctcaactataagtatcccgtttttgtatctttgcctcctaagctctaaattctttacagccacgtgaCACtttacgctctgcttgctgtgagctgaatgctcaactataagtatcccatttttgtatctttgcctcctaagctctacattctttacagccacgtgaCACTTTACGCTCTgcctgctgtgagctgaatgctcaactataagtatcacatttttgtatctttggctcctaagctctaaattctttacagccacgtgaCACTTTACGCTCTgcctgctgtgagctgaatgctcaactataagtatcccatttttgtatctttgtCTCCTAAGCTttacattctttacagccacatagcatttcacgctctgcttgctgtgagctgaatgttcAAGTATAAGTGtcccatttttgtatctttgtcccctaagctctaaattctttacagccacgtgaCACTTTACGCTCTgcctgctgtgagctgaatgctcaactataagtatcccatttttgtatctttgtcccctaagctctaaattctttacagccacgtgaCACTTTACGctatgcttgctgtgagctgaatgctcaactataagtatcccgtttttgtatctttggctcctaagctctaaattctttacagccacgtgaCACTTTACGCTCTgcctgctgtgagctgaatgctcaactataagtatcccatttttgtatctttgtctcctaagctctaaattctttacagccacgtgaCACtttacgctctgcttgctgtgagctgaatgctcaactataagtatcccgtttttgtatctttggctcctaagctctaaattctttacagccacgtgaCACTTTACGCTCTgcctgctgtgagctgaatgctcaactataagtatcccatttttgtatctttgtCTCCTAAGCTttacattctttacagccacatagcatttcacgctctgcttgctgtgagctgaatgttcAAGTATAAGTGtcccatttttgtatctttgtcccctaagctctaaattctttacagccacgtgaCACTTCATACTCTGCTTGCTTGAGCTGAATGCACAACTATAAGTAacccgtttttgtatctttgcctcctaaactctaaattctttacagccacatgacacttcatactctgcttgctgtgagctgaatgctcaactataagtatctcaTTTttatatctttgcctcctaagctctaaattctttacagccacatgacacttcatactctgcttgctgtgagctgaatgctcaactataagtatcccatttttatatctttgcctcctaagccctaaattctttacagccgcATGACACTTcatactctgcttgctgtgagctgaatgctcagccATAAAATCCTAACAGATTCCTCCCTTAAGacccaaagtggaggggagggGAGTTGGGAGGAAGACTCCACACAGTCACTCTCCTGAGATCCAGGATGGTAGCCAGGGGGACGGGGACGACAAAGGAGGGAGTTAATGCATGGCTTACAGAATCGGGGGGTCTCTTGATGGTGCTGGCAAAGGGGCTGCATGCAGTGGGGCAGGTAAGGCCCCTTCCCTGGAGATCTCACTCTGGCATAACacaccttcccttcctcctttccccccagGAGACCAGCTCCGCCGCGTGGACCTGAATCGGAGCCCCCGCACCCCGGAGGCCCCCCACCGCATCCCCTACTCCCAGGTGGACGCCGCCCTCTGCTCCTCTGAGGGGGTCTATATTTTCCGGGGGGCTGACTTCCATCACTACTCCGACGTGGCCCAGCTCCTCTCCGCCACGGCCCCCTCCCCCGCCCAGAAGGTGGCCCCCGCCTTCCTCCGGTGCCCTTCGGGGCCAGATGGGGCTCCAAAGCGCCCTCCGCACTGAGGCGCACCCGGTGCCCCTTTGGCCCTCCCTGCACACCCCTCTCTGCTGTATCCCCAGATAACGAATAAACCTCTTGCCTCTTCTCAATATAGGCCTGGCTGACTCCTTCTGtggggcggggagggggggggacgaGGGGGTGCAGTCTGTGTTTTGGGGTGCGATGGTGTCGCTATCATGCTTTTCCACACTCAGGACAGGTatttctgtgtccagttctgagcccCACGATTCCAGTAGGATCTGGACAAGTATCACAAAGATATGATATATTCTATGAATTTAACTGAatgaaaggaatgaatgaatgaatgaatgaatgaatgagagctaataattttggagacacagGTGTTCTTCACGGAGGAAGAATTGAGAataccaggcagaggaattgaaagaacaaaggaaaactttacttgttaagttgaagttaaataaacagttcagcaaaatGTAAAAGTTATGATgtaccctctcacactgaaaattGCCATAAAAGAagttttgtttaaaaagtatttgtgacacgaggagggcaaccaaaaagGTCTAATCATAAATACCTCTGAGGAACAGCTGAGGGAGCTACAGGGGAAGTttgtattgcgccaaattgctatgtgtgtgtgtgtgtaaagaaatccttgcaaggttgtttgcaggagatctctgcaaaagagctcagctgtgcagaggcaaagccacgcctcaaaacaatgtatctgtttgctggcagatgcctggttttgtcagttggaatttgagcttgctgggagagcacagaaaaagacaggctctctatatagctacggtcaagtagcagttttaaatatgctatgctggatatattttgaatgctgattgattagttattgatcctatgcaactacaaggacattgtatgattgctgaactgtttatttgacttcaactcaacaagtaaagtttcctttcgttcttttaattcctctgcctggtcagagtcttttgcacatggtgttaactggacgctgctgattctgctgtacactcacctggtaacagttTGCCTTGGAGAAGGGTTGCTGGGAGGAGATATGGCTGCCATGTTTAACTGGTGAATATCTAAAAAGAGGTCCCATTGAGACAATAGAGCAACCGAGTCCAAtggcaggaaaagggattccacctaaacattaggaagaacgtcctgatgACAAGAGGGGTTCAGCAGTGGAATCTGCTTCTGGTGCTGCTGCTTGGAAGTCCAGTGGGACCGCCTCCTTCTCAGACAGAGACCGGaaggccatctgtggggagggcttgGGTTGGACTGCACAGCACTTGTGGTCTCTCTCTGCTTTATGTTCCTATGACCTTTTGCCACCTCATTGGACCACAGCCAGTGAATCCAGGGCAATGTCTTCCCAGAAGAAGGAGATCCTGCAGGAAAGCAGCCAAGTGGACATTCAGTTGCACACAGAGCACGGCTGTAATTCAGAGCCTCCCACCTCCGTCCCTcttctaataataacaataacaatgataataataataatttatttataggccaccctatctcccctgggggactctgggcggcttacaggcaaaaaaagcaaacatttaacgccttgggcaaacattcaatgccttgcccTTGTTGCTCTTGCGTTTACGGGATGGGCGGCTCCTCATCCGAAGAGGCAGACGGTGCCGGAGGCCATGCGGTGCCGGTACTCGTGGCGCAGGCTGGCAGCCGCGGGGAAGTTGCTCCGCATCTCCAGTGGTCCGGGGACCACCAGGACGGTGACGCTGGGCCCCAGCCCCTCGGCCAGCTTCCTTAGCATGCGCCGGGCCAGGTAGCCACGGGCCAGGGCCGGGCGGGCCTCCAGGCGGGCGTAGACCTCGGGCGGCGGGTTGGGCAGCTTCCACTCCAGATCCCCGACCAGGCGGTGGATGCAGGCGCGGTCCAGGGCCGAGGGGCTCTCCCGGAAGCAGGCCACCGCCCGCAGCCCGGCCTCGGGGGCCCGTCCGGCCACGAAGTCGCCCTGGGCCAGCACGGACCCCTTGGCAGGACCCTCCTCGCCTTCCtcgcctccctcctcctcctcttcctccacctcctcctccttccaggcCATCACTGCCCAGGAGAGCCAGTCGTAGTTCTGCTCCAGCTTCCGCAGGAGCCCGGCGGCCAGTTCGGCCAGGTCAGGGGATGCCTTCGCCTTCTTCTGCTGGTGCAGGATCAGGGCTTGCTGGAGATCTTCCTGGGCCTGCGGGCGGAAGTATCCTGCGCAGAGGGCCAGGGCCTCCTTGGTGCGGGAGTGGACGGCGGCCACACGCTCTCCCCAGACGCCCAGCAGCAGGGCCGGGTCGCGCCGGGTCAGGCCAGCCTCGCAGAGCAGAGCCAGCAGCCCAGCTCCTAAGACCGCCATCAGCTTGCGGCAGAGGCGGGCCGCGTCCGGGCGGCGGGGGCGGTGCTGCTCCACGACCTGCGCCAGGAGCGGGCGCTGCAGGGCCACCACCGAGCAGCCCTGCACCCGGCGCCACAGGCCCAGCAGCCGCCGCTCCAGCTTGTCGCCGACGCAGCCCTGCAGGAAGAGATCGGTCTCGCGGGCCGCGTGGGGGCTGCCCCCGGCGCGCACGGCCAGGCAGAGGTGGGCGAAGGAGGCGGCCACGCAGTCCTCCAGCACGGCCAGCCCCCCGTCCTCCAGCAGCCCCGGCCCCGCCGCCAGCTCCCGCTCCAGCAGCTCCAGCTCCCGCCGGACAAAGGCCAGCTCCTCCGCCGAGGCCGAGCCTTGCAGGTGGGCCACCGCCCCCAGGGC is a window from the Anolis carolinensis isolate JA03-04 chromosome 3, rAnoCar3.1.pri, whole genome shotgun sequence genome containing:
- the LOC134297297 gene encoding uncharacterized protein LOC134297297 translates to MALLSQGLEPVGFLQALRSLALGAVAHLQGSASAEELAFVRRELELLERELAAGPGLLEDGGLAVLEDCVAASFAHLCLAVRAGGSPHAARETDLFLQGCVGDKLERRLLGLWRRVQGCSVVALQRPLLAQVVEQHRPRRPDAARLCRKLMAVLGAGLLALLCEAGLTRRDPALLLGVWGERVAAVHSRTKEALALCAGYFRPQAQEDLQQALILHQQKKAKASPDLAELAAGLLRKLEQNYDWLSWAVMAWKEEEVEEEEEEGGEEGEEGPAKGSVLAQGDFVAGRAPEAGLRAVACFRESPSALDRACIHRLVGDLEWKLPNPPPEVYARLEARPALARGYLARRMLRKLAEGLGPSVTVLVVPGPLEMRSNFPAAASLRHEYRHRMASGTVCLFG